Proteins encoded in a region of the Gemmatimonadaceae bacterium genome:
- a CDS encoding M1 family metallopeptidase produces the protein MRATPLVLALALTVPFAGQASAQVWLNADTSKKVNQSSFRALEDWPAANDVRRASGAPGARYWQQQVDYVIKASLDTTTHRLNGSEVVTYHNNSPDKLTYLWFQLDQNIEKADSRSNAMSGAIPKGMDPRFRRFLMSDTEFGYTLARVQLVDAQGKRKDARYTMNGTQMRVNLDAPLGTGQKVQVAIDWSHEVPNGGRNGRGQKEKLKDGWEYLNAQWFPRAAVYDDVNGWQNNQFLGMGEFYLEFGNYDVSITVPHDHIVRATGVLQNPAEVLTATQRERLKVAFAADTPVYIIRPEEIATPAVRPAGTGNLTWHFTAQNVRDFAWASSRGFAWDAMGFRYAKGGRTIELHSVYPREGMPVWNKISTKAIAQTMVTYGRMAFEYPYPQASNVHGAVGGMEYPMIAFCGARPRPDGTYDKSLEYSLASVTIHEVGHNWFPMIVASDERMWTWMDEGLNSFLEHYGSIDFDKDWPAMRLPGNPKSIANFMRMSNAVPIMAHSDVNLRNTFGPNGYTKPASGLVMLREHIVAKDAFDDAFRGYSQRWMFKHPQPADFFRSMEDGLGESLNWFWRGWFYTGYNNDQTVTGVERQNAKEVVGDESKGSGYYRITIEQKGGIVMPVEMDITYADGTTERVKLPADIWRANEKVFTYGKFTSKDIAQVVVDPDEVFADVNRSNNTWKKPAAAPLP, from the coding sequence ATGCGCGCTACTCCCCTGGTCCTCGCCCTCGCGCTCACCGTGCCGTTCGCGGGGCAGGCATCGGCGCAGGTCTGGCTCAACGCCGACACGTCGAAGAAGGTCAACCAATCCAGTTTCCGCGCGCTCGAGGACTGGCCGGCGGCCAACGACGTGCGCCGGGCGTCCGGTGCTCCCGGCGCCAGGTACTGGCAGCAGCAGGTGGACTACGTCATCAAGGCGTCGCTCGACACGACCACCCATCGCTTGAACGGCAGCGAGGTGGTGACCTACCACAACAACTCGCCCGACAAGCTCACCTACCTCTGGTTCCAGCTCGACCAGAACATCGAGAAGGCCGATTCGCGCTCCAACGCGATGTCCGGCGCCATTCCCAAGGGGATGGACCCGCGCTTCCGCCGCTTCCTGATGAGCGACACCGAGTTCGGTTACACGCTCGCCCGCGTGCAGCTCGTCGATGCGCAGGGCAAGCGGAAGGACGCGCGCTACACGATGAACGGCACGCAGATGCGCGTGAACCTCGATGCGCCGCTCGGCACCGGGCAGAAGGTGCAGGTGGCCATCGACTGGTCGCACGAAGTCCCCAACGGCGGGCGCAACGGCCGCGGCCAGAAGGAGAAGCTCAAGGACGGGTGGGAGTACCTGAACGCGCAGTGGTTCCCACGCGCCGCCGTCTACGACGACGTGAACGGGTGGCAGAACAACCAGTTCCTCGGCATGGGCGAGTTCTACCTCGAGTTCGGCAACTACGATGTCAGCATCACCGTGCCGCACGACCATATCGTGCGCGCCACCGGCGTGCTGCAGAACCCGGCCGAGGTGCTCACCGCGACCCAGCGCGAGCGATTGAAGGTGGCGTTCGCCGCCGACACACCGGTCTATATCATCAGGCCCGAAGAGATCGCCACGCCGGCCGTGCGGCCAGCCGGGACCGGCAATCTCACCTGGCACTTCACGGCGCAGAACGTGCGCGACTTCGCGTGGGCGTCGTCGCGCGGCTTCGCCTGGGACGCGATGGGCTTCCGGTATGCCAAGGGCGGCAGGACCATCGAGCTGCACTCGGTCTATCCGCGCGAGGGGATGCCGGTCTGGAACAAGATCAGCACCAAGGCCATCGCGCAGACCATGGTGACCTACGGACGCATGGCGTTCGAGTATCCGTACCCGCAGGCGTCCAACGTGCACGGCGCGGTGGGCGGCATGGAATACCCGATGATCGCCTTCTGCGGCGCGCGCCCGCGCCCCGACGGCACGTATGACAAGTCGCTCGAGTATTCGCTTGCCTCGGTAACCATCCACGAGGTCGGGCACAATTGGTTCCCGATGATCGTCGCCTCCGACGAGCGGATGTGGACGTGGATGGACGAGGGACTGAACTCGTTCCTCGAGCACTACGGCTCCATCGACTTCGACAAGGACTGGCCGGCGATGCGCCTGCCGGGCAACCCGAAGAGCATCGCCAACTTCATGCGGATGTCGAATGCGGTGCCGATCATGGCCCATTCCGACGTGAACCTGCGCAACACGTTCGGCCCGAACGGCTACACCAAGCCGGCCAGTGGTCTCGTGATGCTGCGCGAGCACATCGTCGCCAAGGACGCGTTCGACGACGCGTTCCGCGGCTACAGCCAGCGCTGGATGTTCAAGCACCCGCAGCCGGCCGATTTCTTCCGCTCAATGGAAGACGGGCTCGGTGAGTCGCTCAATTGGTTCTGGCGCGGCTGGTTCTATACGGGCTACAACAACGACCAGACGGTCACCGGCGTCGAGCGGCAGAACGCCAAGGAAGTGGTCGGCGACGAATCGAAGGGGAGCGGCTACTACCGCATCACCATCGAGCAGAAGGGCGGCATCGTGATGCCGGTGGAGATGGACATCACCTACGCCGACGGCACCACGGAGCGCGTCAAGCTCCCGGCCGACATCTGGCGCGCGAACGAGAAGGTATTCACGTACGGCAAGTTCACGAGCAAGGACATCGCGCAGGTGGTGGTGGATCCGGACGAGGTCTTCGCGGACGTCAATCGCTCCAACAACACCTGGAAGAAGCCCGCGGCGGCGCCGCTGCCGTAG
- a CDS encoding OsmC family protein, which produces MTQIRADNGVQLNWAGDHRFDAGRPGGPQIRIDASAQTGPGPVDTLLIALGACTGVDVVDILAKRRTPVESFGIEVQGERKEGVPRRVVKAHLVYRIDGAGIERAHAERAVELAVTKYCSVRDSLDPEVPVTWSVIVNGA; this is translated from the coding sequence ATGACTCAAATCCGCGCCGACAACGGCGTCCAACTCAACTGGGCCGGCGACCACCGCTTCGACGCCGGCCGTCCCGGCGGTCCGCAGATTCGCATTGACGCCTCGGCCCAGACCGGCCCTGGCCCCGTGGACACGCTGCTGATCGCCCTCGGCGCCTGCACGGGCGTGGACGTGGTGGACATCCTGGCCAAGCGCCGCACGCCCGTGGAATCGTTCGGCATCGAGGTGCAGGGAGAGCGAAAAGAAGGGGTGCCGCGGCGTGTGGTGAAGGCGCACCTCGTGTATCGCATTGACGGCGCGGGGATCGAGCGCGCGCACGCCGAGCGCGCGGTCGAACTGGCGGTCACCAAGTACTGCAGCGTCCGCGATTCCCTCGATCCCGAGGTTCCGGTCACCTGGTCGGTGATCGTCAATGGCGCCTGA